The Azospirillum baldaniorum genome contains a region encoding:
- the addB gene encoding double-strand break repair protein AddB, with amino-acid sequence MSGRAEPKVYSIPTGVSFVDQLAVGILDRVGNDPLALAGVTVLLPTRRSCRSLREAFLRRSGGQPMLLPRMSPLGELDAASLSLTSAEELPGVPLELPDPISGLKRQMMLARLILQATGVSATTAQAVRLGADLGRLIDAVWTEDVAFDRLASLVPEDYAQHWQVTLEFLKIVTEHWPAILGASALTDPAQRRNLVLQTQAALWRAEPPQGLVIAAGSTGSIPASADLLAVVAALPQGAVVLPGLDLEADEASWDAIRADEAHPQHGLAHLLDRLSVGRAAVRRWNDAEEPRAARARLLAEAMRPAATTESWRELDGLDAAALEGLTRIDAPTAEEEASVIALLLRHALETPGKTAALVSPDRNLARRVAMALTRWGIAVNDSAGQPLVHTAVGTYLRLSAELAASRAHPLALLALAKHPLAAGGHDPAEFRRSARALERTVLRGPRPAEGFAGLIAALKAADRFDHPDQQAALLGWLENLETLAAPFMEVLFSDAPLGDLVRAHVAFAEALASRTDAPGSEFLWRQDDGEEAATFVHELLEAVDGFPAVPGKDYPALLDALMAMRPVRPRFGLHPRLYILGPMEARLQHFDLLVLGGLNEGTWPPDPDADPWMSRPMRRDFGLPSPERMVGLSAHDFTHACGAEEVVLTRAERVDGTPTVPSRWLLRLETVLRALGLDGRIELAGEPWLAWARGLDEPDAVRPVAPPEPRPPVSARPRKLSVTKIEKWMRDPYAIYAEHVLRLRKLDPIAADPGAADRGQFIHAALDAFVKAYPSQLPDDAPHRLLAMGRESFGPLLHSHPDVWAFWWPRFERIAEWFVGLERDRRRTLKPLATEVSGELTLSGPAGPFLLTAKADRIDSGGEGLVLIDYKTGTPPSTREIELGFAPQLPLEAAMAEAGGFAGVAKNRVAELAFWRLSGGDPPGEEKAVKGDPATLAAEARAGLEELIRHFDDPATPYRSCPRPAMAPRYTDYAHLARVQEWSAGGDGGEG; translated from the coding sequence ATGAGCGGCAGGGCGGAGCCCAAGGTCTATTCGATTCCCACCGGCGTGTCCTTCGTGGACCAGCTCGCCGTGGGCATCCTGGACCGTGTGGGGAACGACCCGCTGGCGCTGGCCGGGGTGACCGTCCTGCTGCCGACGCGCCGCTCCTGCCGCTCGCTGCGCGAGGCCTTCCTGCGCCGCTCCGGCGGGCAGCCGATGCTGCTGCCGCGGATGAGCCCGCTGGGCGAGCTGGACGCCGCCTCCCTCAGCTTGACCTCGGCGGAGGAGCTGCCCGGCGTGCCGCTGGAGCTGCCGGACCCGATCAGCGGGCTGAAGCGCCAGATGATGCTGGCCCGGCTGATCCTCCAGGCGACCGGCGTGTCGGCCACCACCGCGCAGGCGGTGCGGCTGGGCGCCGATCTGGGGCGGCTGATCGACGCGGTGTGGACGGAGGATGTCGCCTTCGACCGGCTGGCCTCGCTGGTGCCGGAGGATTACGCCCAGCACTGGCAGGTGACGCTGGAGTTCCTGAAGATCGTCACGGAGCACTGGCCGGCCATCCTCGGCGCCAGCGCGCTGACCGATCCCGCACAGCGCCGCAACCTCGTGCTCCAGACCCAGGCCGCGCTCTGGCGGGCGGAGCCGCCGCAGGGGCTGGTGATCGCCGCCGGCTCCACCGGCTCTATCCCGGCCTCCGCCGACCTGCTGGCGGTGGTCGCCGCCCTGCCGCAGGGCGCCGTCGTCCTGCCCGGCCTCGACCTGGAGGCCGACGAGGCGAGCTGGGACGCCATCCGCGCCGACGAGGCGCACCCGCAACACGGCCTCGCCCATCTGCTCGACCGGCTGTCGGTCGGCCGCGCCGCCGTCCGCCGCTGGAACGACGCGGAGGAGCCGCGGGCCGCCCGCGCCCGCCTGCTGGCCGAGGCCATGCGCCCCGCCGCCACCACGGAAAGCTGGCGGGAGCTGGACGGGCTGGACGCCGCGGCCCTGGAGGGGCTGACCCGCATCGACGCCCCGACCGCGGAAGAGGAGGCGTCGGTCATCGCCCTCCTGCTCCGTCACGCGCTGGAGACGCCGGGCAAGACGGCGGCGCTGGTCTCCCCCGACCGCAACCTCGCGCGCCGGGTCGCCATGGCGCTGACCCGCTGGGGCATCGCGGTCAACGACTCGGCGGGCCAGCCGCTGGTCCACACCGCGGTTGGCACCTATCTGCGGCTGAGCGCCGAGCTGGCCGCCAGCCGCGCCCACCCGCTGGCCCTGCTGGCGCTCGCCAAGCACCCGCTGGCCGCCGGCGGGCACGACCCGGCGGAGTTCCGCCGCTCTGCCCGCGCGCTGGAGCGCACCGTACTGCGCGGCCCCCGCCCGGCGGAGGGCTTCGCCGGGCTGATCGCCGCCCTGAAGGCCGCCGACCGCTTCGACCACCCGGACCAGCAGGCCGCCCTGCTCGGCTGGCTGGAAAATCTGGAAACGCTCGCCGCCCCCTTCATGGAGGTGCTGTTCAGCGACGCCCCGCTCGGCGACCTCGTCCGCGCGCACGTCGCCTTCGCGGAGGCGCTGGCCTCGCGCACCGACGCGCCGGGGTCGGAATTCCTGTGGCGGCAGGACGACGGCGAGGAGGCCGCGACCTTCGTCCATGAGCTTCTGGAGGCGGTGGACGGCTTCCCCGCCGTTCCCGGCAAGGACTATCCGGCGCTGCTCGACGCGCTGATGGCGATGCGCCCGGTGCGCCCGCGCTTCGGCCTACACCCGCGCCTCTACATCCTCGGCCCCATGGAAGCCCGCCTTCAGCATTTCGACCTGCTGGTCCTCGGCGGGCTGAACGAGGGGACTTGGCCGCCCGACCCCGACGCCGATCCCTGGATGTCGCGCCCGATGCGCCGCGACTTCGGCCTGCCCAGCCCGGAGCGCATGGTCGGCCTGTCCGCCCACGACTTCACCCACGCCTGCGGCGCCGAGGAGGTCGTGCTGACCCGCGCGGAGCGGGTGGACGGCACGCCGACCGTCCCGTCGCGCTGGCTGCTGCGGCTGGAGACGGTGCTGCGCGCGCTGGGTCTGGACGGGCGGATCGAGCTGGCCGGGGAGCCCTGGCTGGCCTGGGCGCGCGGGCTGGACGAGCCCGACGCCGTGCGCCCCGTCGCCCCGCCGGAGCCGCGCCCGCCGGTGTCCGCCCGCCCGCGCAAGCTGTCGGTCACCAAGATCGAGAAGTGGATGCGCGACCCCTACGCCATCTACGCCGAGCATGTGCTGCGCCTGCGCAAGCTCGACCCCATCGCCGCCGATCCCGGCGCCGCCGACCGCGGCCAGTTCATCCACGCCGCGCTGGATGCCTTCGTGAAGGCCTATCCAAGCCAGTTGCCCGACGACGCGCCGCACCGGCTGCTGGCGATGGGCCGCGAGTCCTTCGGCCCGCTGCTGCACAGCCATCCCGACGTCTGGGCCTTCTGGTGGCCGCGCTTCGAGCGCATCGCCGAGTGGTTCGTCGGGCTGGAGCGCGACCGCCGCCGCACCCTGAAGCCCCTCGCCACCGAGGTGTCGGGCGAATTGACGCTGAGCGGTCCCGCCGGCCCCTTCCTGCTGACCGCCAAGGCCGACCGCATCGATTCGGGCGGCGAGGGGCTGGTCCTGATCGACTACAAGACCGGCACCCCGCCCTCGACCCGCGAGATCGAGCTGGGCTTCGCCCCGCAGCTGCCGCTGGAGGCCGCCATGGCCGAGGCCGGCGGCTTCGCCGGGGTTGCGAAGAACCGGGTGGCCGAGCTGGCTTTCTGGCGCCTGTCCGGCGGCGACCCGCCGGGCGAGGAGAAGGCGGTGAAGGGCGACCCGGCGACTCTGGCCGCCGAGGCCCGCGCCGGTCTGGAGGAGCTGATCCGCCATTTCGACGACCCCGCCACCCCCTACCGCTCCTGCCCCCGCCCGGCCATGGCGCCGCGCTACACCGACTACGCCCACCTCGCGCGGGTGCAGGAATGGTCGGCCGGTGGCGATGGGGGTGAGGGGTGA
- a CDS encoding nucleotidyltransferase family protein — protein MSPVSKKTRTKTPPVTTAPAKAMVMAAGLGLRMRPLTLERPKPLIPVMGKPMLDHALDRLEEAGVASAVVNSHYKGEMIAAHLAGRTSPAITLSPEDTLLETGGGVKKALPLLGTDPVYVVNADILWLDGPSPTLARLARHWNPDEMDALLLLMATTKAVGYEGRGDYHMDPLGRLTRRSEQEIAPFVYAGVQIVKPELFGQDTPDGAFSTNRVWDRAQEAGRLFGLAHDGLWFHIGTPDALAETEEMLSMSDVSVVTT, from the coding sequence ATGTCGCCTGTCTCGAAGAAGACCCGTACCAAGACGCCGCCTGTGACCACCGCCCCCGCCAAGGCCATGGTGATGGCCGCCGGGCTGGGCCTGCGGATGCGCCCGCTGACCCTGGAGCGCCCGAAGCCCCTGATCCCGGTGATGGGCAAGCCGATGCTCGACCACGCGCTCGACCGGCTGGAGGAGGCCGGCGTGGCCTCCGCCGTGGTGAACAGCCATTACAAGGGCGAGATGATCGCCGCCCATCTGGCGGGACGGACCAGCCCGGCCATCACCCTGTCGCCGGAGGACACGCTGCTGGAGACCGGCGGCGGCGTAAAGAAGGCCCTGCCGCTGCTCGGCACCGACCCGGTCTATGTGGTCAACGCCGACATCCTGTGGCTCGACGGCCCCTCCCCCACGCTGGCGCGGCTGGCCCGCCACTGGAACCCGGACGAGATGGACGCGCTTCTGCTGCTGATGGCGACCACCAAGGCGGTGGGCTACGAGGGGCGTGGCGATTACCACATGGACCCGCTGGGCCGGCTGACCCGGCGCAGCGAGCAGGAGATCGCCCCCTTCGTCTACGCCGGCGTCCAGATCGTGAAGCCGGAACTGTTCGGGCAGGACACCCCCGACGGCGCCTTTTCCACCAACCGCGTCTGGGACCGCGCGCAGGAGGCCGGGCGCCTCTTCGGCCTCGCCCATGACGGGCTGTGGTTCCACATCGGCACCCCCGACGCGCTGGCAGAGACGGAGGAGATGCTGTCGATGAGCGACGTGTCGGTGGTCACCACCTGA
- a CDS encoding aminoglycoside phosphotransferase family protein, whose amino-acid sequence MIDRASQIAAFLARHGLEGAKREPLAGDASARRYERLTTPDGGRLILVDTPVPAEDLVPFIAIGATLDRLGFSVPAILAAEVEAGLAIQEDFGDGTLTRLLNAGEESRPLYELATDVLIELHRRFPVEEAVRLNLPLYDAALFTQQVALFADVYMPAATGKPLSDKARSDFDAAWNAVVPGACAGPQSLLLRDYHVDNVMRLPRPGPRAAGLIDYQSAGLGPVAYDLVSLLEDARRDLPAGLEGVLLDRYRAAFPDRDWGAFRRSYAVLGAIRHTRIVAIFVRLALQRRRGYLLHLPRVWRLLEGQLAKPELAPVADWFARHLPPGTRAELVVPEPD is encoded by the coding sequence GTGATCGACCGCGCGTCACAGATCGCCGCCTTCCTCGCCCGCCACGGGCTAGAGGGGGCCAAGCGGGAGCCGCTGGCCGGCGACGCCTCGGCACGTCGCTACGAGCGCCTGACGACTCCGGACGGCGGGAGGCTGATCCTCGTCGACACCCCCGTCCCGGCGGAGGATCTGGTGCCCTTCATCGCCATCGGAGCCACCCTGGACCGGCTGGGCTTCTCCGTCCCCGCCATCCTGGCGGCGGAGGTCGAGGCGGGGCTGGCCATCCAGGAGGATTTCGGTGACGGCACCCTGACCCGCCTGCTGAACGCCGGGGAGGAGTCGCGCCCGCTCTACGAACTGGCGACCGACGTTCTGATCGAGTTGCACCGCCGCTTCCCCGTGGAGGAGGCGGTCCGCCTGAACCTGCCGCTCTACGACGCGGCGCTGTTCACGCAGCAGGTGGCGCTGTTCGCCGACGTCTACATGCCCGCGGCGACCGGAAAACCGCTGTCCGACAAGGCGCGGTCCGACTTCGACGCGGCGTGGAACGCGGTGGTGCCGGGAGCCTGCGCCGGGCCGCAGTCGCTGCTGCTGCGCGATTACCATGTGGACAACGTGATGCGGCTGCCCCGACCCGGCCCGCGGGCGGCTGGGCTGATCGATTACCAGAGCGCCGGGCTCGGCCCCGTCGCCTACGATCTGGTGTCGCTGCTGGAGGACGCCCGCCGCGACCTGCCCGCCGGGCTGGAGGGCGTTCTGCTGGACCGCTACCGCGCCGCCTTCCCGGATCGGGACTGGGGCGCCTTCCGCCGCTCCTACGCGGTGCTGGGCGCGATCCGGCACACCCGCATCGTCGCCATCTTCGTGCGTCTGGCGTTGCAGCGCCGACGCGGCTATCTCCTTCACCTGCCGCGCGTCTGGCGGCTTCTGGAAGGCCAGCTCGCCAAGCCCGAACTGGCCCCGGTCGCCGACTGGTTTGCCCGTCATCTGCCGCCGGGTACCCGCGCGGAGCTTGTTGTTCCGGAGCCGGATTGA